A region from the Cuculus canorus isolate bCucCan1 chromosome 14, bCucCan1.pri, whole genome shotgun sequence genome encodes:
- the WDR55 gene encoding WD repeat-containing protein 55, whose translation MQMKSRGPGAPPAMAARSESAEPPEPQRREPRLRETPADIGLPAAANAIALHPARPLLAAGDVDGDVYLYSYSCTEGENRQLWSSGHHLRSCRDVAFTPDGQRLFTVAKDKAVHVLTVEEGRLETRIPKAHGSALNCVLPIDDHLFATGDDNGMLKVWDLRKGDAVLEARQQEEYISAMAVDANRKILLTTSGDGTLGVFNVKRRRFELVSEPQNGDLTSVALLKRGKKVACGSSEGTIYLFNWDGFGAASDRFALRAESVDCMVPVTDSIVCVGSLDGVIRAVNVLPNRVLGCVGQHPGEPVEGLALAPCGRLLASCAHDQKVKFWDVSALVGLVVDDYRKKKKKGGPLRALSGKAAGSGQDFFAGLRDEEEVAAGSGGDDSDDDSDGGGG comes from the exons ATGCAAATGAAGTCGCGTGGCCCCGGCGCACCTCCGGCCATGGCGGCGCGGAGCGAGAGCGCGGAGCCACCCGAACCTCAGCGCCGCGAGCCGCGGCTGCGGGAAACCCCCGCCGACATCGGCCTGCCCGCCGCCGCCAACGCCATCGCGCTGCACCCCGCCCGCCCGCTGCTGGCGGCGGGAGATGTAGACGGCGACGTCTACCT GTACTCGTACTCCTGCACCGAGGGGGAGAACCGGCAGCTCTGGTCGTCGGGACATCATCTCCGGTCCTGCCGGGATGTGGCCTTCACCCCAGATGGGCAGC GGCTTTTCACTGTGGCCAAGGACAAGGCTGTCCACGTCCTGACGGTGGAGGAGGGGCGGCTGGAAACACGCATCCCCAAGGCCCACGG CTCAGCCCTCAACTGCGTGCTGCCCATTGATGACCACCTCTTTGCCACTGGTGACGACAATGGGATGCTGAAGGTGTGGGATCTACGGAAGGGGGATGCCGTCCTGGAGGCTCGGCAGCAGGAAGAGTACATCAGTGCGATGGCTGTGGACGCGAACAGGAAGATCCTGCTGACCACCAG CGGAGATGGCACACTGGGCGTCTTCAATGTGAAGAGGCGGCGCTTTGAGCTCGTCTCAGAGCCACAGAATGGGGACCTAACCTCTGTTGCGCTGCTGAAG AGGGGAAAGAAAGTGGCATGCGGCTCCAGCGAAGGCACCATCTACCTCTTCAACTGGGATGGCTTTGGGGCCGCCAGCGACCGCTTTGCACTGAGAGCCGAGTCTGTTGACTGCATGGTCCCTGTCACGGACAGCATCGTCTGTGTGGGGTCCCTGGACGGAGTCATCAG GGCGGTGAACGTGCTGCCCAACCGCGTGTTGGGTTGTGTGGGGCAGCACCCCGGGGAGCCGGTGGAGGGGCTGGCGCTGGCCCCATGCGGGCGGCTCCTGGCCAGCTGCGCCCACGACCAGAAGGTGAAGTTCTGGGATGTCTCGGCATTGGTGGGACTGGTGGTGGACGACTACcgcaagaagaagaagaagggtgGCCCACTGCGGGCGCTGAGCGGGAAGGCAGCAGGCAGCGGGCAGGACTTCTTCGCTGGGCTGCGtgatgaggaggaggtggcggCGGGGAGTGGCGGCGATGACAGCGATGATGACAGCGATGGTGGTGGGGGCTGA
- the DND1 gene encoding dead end protein homolog 1 isoform X4 yields MPLQVCRWKTLQKRLWQTRAPSLPHGAAGASAAASHSCHFERALCPVPAPELTSMENTWSSSINQANKMALMAWAKKAGIELVQINGQRRYGGPPPGWVGAPPPSGTEVFIGKLPQDVYENVLIPLFQRVGKLYEFRLMMTFSGLNRGFAYAKYSNQRGAKEAIATFNNFQVREGCAIVVCKSTEKCELSVDGLTESVSRRELEAMLRRVTDGILSVTLHASPCKRRAQLAVLKYSSHQAAATAKKALVEGNTRLSGMGVKVEWLNPDLKHKLQSNKEKLSPGGAHGHKCLGIPKVVPPSPVPPTALDRLNTLCRRQYLGTPLFLTKCVQVGHNGWLRFWCRVVIPGCSLPFTAFIWVRQDGPGGSREEEVKVAVALQVLQMLGAQLSTEPPPARTTG; encoded by the exons atGCCCTTACAAGTCTGTCGCTGGAAGACGCTTCAGAAGCGGCTCTGGCAAACGCGGGCTCCGTCGCTGCCCCATGGAGCTGCCGGGGCCTCGGCTGCAGCATCCCATTCCTGTCACTTTGAACGAGCGTTatgccctgtccctgctccagAGCTGACCTCAATGGAAAAT ACGTGGTCCAGCTCCATCAACCAGGCGAACAAGATGGCCCTGATGGCCTGGGCAAAAAAGGCGGGTATTGAGCTGGTGCAGATCAACGGGCAGAGGCGATATGGAGGGCCCCCTCCAG GCTGGGTGGGCGCCCCACCACCGTCCGGCACGGAGGTGTTCATCGGGAAGCTGCCGCAGGACGTGTATGAGAATGTGCTAATCCCGCTCTTCCAGCGCGTGGGGAAGCTCTACGAGTTCCGCCTGATGATGACCTTCAGTGGGCTCAACCGTGGCTTCGCCTACGCTAAGTACAGCAACCAGCGCGGCGCCAAGGAGGCCATCGCCACCTTCAACAACTTCCAGGTGCGGGAGGGCTGTGCCATTGTTGTCTGCAAGAGCACGGAGAAGTGCGAGCTGAGCGTGGATGGCCTGACTGAATCGGTGAGCCGGCGGGAGCTGGAGGCCATGTTGCGGCGGGTGACAGACGGTATCCTCAGCGTCACCCTGCACGCCAGCCCCTGCAAGAGACGGGCCCAGCTCGCGGTGCTCAAGTACAGCTCCCACCAGGCTGCGGCCACGGCCAAGAAAGCCCTGGTGGAAG GGAACACGAGGCTCAGTGGGATGGGGGTGAAGGTGGAATGGCTGAATCCTGATCTGAAGCACAAGCTGCAGTCAAACAAGGAGAAGCTGTCGCCTGGCGGGGCACATGGACACAAATGCTTGGGGATCCCCAAGGTGGTGCCGCCATCTCCAGTACCACCCACCGCGCTGGACCGCCTGAACACCCTGTGCCGGAGGCAGTACCTGGGGACACCCCTCTTCCTCACCAAGTGTGTCCAGGTGGGCCACAACGGGTGGCTGCGATTCTGGTGCCGGGTGGTGATCCCGGGGTGTTCCCTGCCCTTCACGGCGTTCATCTGGGTCCGGCAGGATGGGCCAGGtggcagcagggaagaggaggTGAAGGTAGCCGTGGCGCTGCAAGTTCTCCAGATGCTGG gAGCCCAGCTGAGCACTGAGCCCCCGCCTGCCCGAACCACAGGCTGA
- the DND1 gene encoding dead end protein homolog 1 isoform X7, translating into MPLQVCRWKTLQKRLWQTRAPSLPHGAAGASAAASHSCHFERALCPVPAPELTSMENTWSSSINQANKMALMAWAKKAGIELVQINGQRRYGGPPPGWVGAPPPSGTEVFIGKLPQDVYENVLIPLFQRVGKLYEFRLMMTFSGLNRGFAYAKYSNQRGAKEAIATFNNFQVREGCAIVVCKSTEKCELSVDGLTESVSRRELEAMLRRVTDGILSVTLHASPCKRRAQLAVLKYSSHQAAATAKKALVEGNTRLSGMGVKVEWLNPDLKHKLQSNKEKLSPGGAHGHKCLGIPKVVPPSPVPPTALDRLNTLCRRQYLGTPLFLTKCVQDGPGGSREEEVKVAVALQVLQMLGAQLSTEPPPARTTG; encoded by the exons atGCCCTTACAAGTCTGTCGCTGGAAGACGCTTCAGAAGCGGCTCTGGCAAACGCGGGCTCCGTCGCTGCCCCATGGAGCTGCCGGGGCCTCGGCTGCAGCATCCCATTCCTGTCACTTTGAACGAGCGTTatgccctgtccctgctccagAGCTGACCTCAATGGAAAAT ACGTGGTCCAGCTCCATCAACCAGGCGAACAAGATGGCCCTGATGGCCTGGGCAAAAAAGGCGGGTATTGAGCTGGTGCAGATCAACGGGCAGAGGCGATATGGAGGGCCCCCTCCAG GCTGGGTGGGCGCCCCACCACCGTCCGGCACGGAGGTGTTCATCGGGAAGCTGCCGCAGGACGTGTATGAGAATGTGCTAATCCCGCTCTTCCAGCGCGTGGGGAAGCTCTACGAGTTCCGCCTGATGATGACCTTCAGTGGGCTCAACCGTGGCTTCGCCTACGCTAAGTACAGCAACCAGCGCGGCGCCAAGGAGGCCATCGCCACCTTCAACAACTTCCAGGTGCGGGAGGGCTGTGCCATTGTTGTCTGCAAGAGCACGGAGAAGTGCGAGCTGAGCGTGGATGGCCTGACTGAATCGGTGAGCCGGCGGGAGCTGGAGGCCATGTTGCGGCGGGTGACAGACGGTATCCTCAGCGTCACCCTGCACGCCAGCCCCTGCAAGAGACGGGCCCAGCTCGCGGTGCTCAAGTACAGCTCCCACCAGGCTGCGGCCACGGCCAAGAAAGCCCTGGTGGAAG GGAACACGAGGCTCAGTGGGATGGGGGTGAAGGTGGAATGGCTGAATCCTGATCTGAAGCACAAGCTGCAGTCAAACAAGGAGAAGCTGTCGCCTGGCGGGGCACATGGACACAAATGCTTGGGGATCCCCAAGGTGGTGCCGCCATCTCCAGTACCACCCACCGCGCTGGACCGCCTGAACACCCTGTGCCGGAGGCAGTACCTGGGGACACCCCTCTTCCTCACCAAGTGTGTCCAG GATGGGCCAGGtggcagcagggaagaggaggTGAAGGTAGCCGTGGCGCTGCAAGTTCTCCAGATGCTGG gAGCCCAGCTGAGCACTGAGCCCCCGCCTGCCCGAACCACAGGCTGA
- the DND1 gene encoding dead end protein homolog 1 isoform X2, producing the protein MPLQVCRWKTLQKRLWQTRAPSLPHGAAGASAAASHSCHFERALCPVPAPELTSMENTWSSSINQANKMALMAWAKKAGIELVQINGQRRYGGPPPGWVGAPPPSGTEVFIGKLPQDVYENVLIPLFQRVGKLYEFRLMMTFSGLNRGFAYAKYSNQRGAKEAIATFNNFQVREGCAIVVCKSTEKCELSVDGLTESVSRRELEAMLRRVTDGILSVTLHASPCKRRAQLAVLKYSSHQAAATAKKALVEGNTRLSGMGVKVEWLNPDLKHKLQSNKEKLSPGGAHGHKCLGIPKVVPPSPVPPTALDRLNTLCRRQYLGTPLFLTKCVQVGHNGWLRFWCRVVIPGCSLPFTAFIWVRQDGPGGSREEEVKVAVALQVLQMLGSVSSLGSCPWPPLDSLQQLPVPSHGIGWDGDEEPS; encoded by the exons atGCCCTTACAAGTCTGTCGCTGGAAGACGCTTCAGAAGCGGCTCTGGCAAACGCGGGCTCCGTCGCTGCCCCATGGAGCTGCCGGGGCCTCGGCTGCAGCATCCCATTCCTGTCACTTTGAACGAGCGTTatgccctgtccctgctccagAGCTGACCTCAATGGAAAAT ACGTGGTCCAGCTCCATCAACCAGGCGAACAAGATGGCCCTGATGGCCTGGGCAAAAAAGGCGGGTATTGAGCTGGTGCAGATCAACGGGCAGAGGCGATATGGAGGGCCCCCTCCAG GCTGGGTGGGCGCCCCACCACCGTCCGGCACGGAGGTGTTCATCGGGAAGCTGCCGCAGGACGTGTATGAGAATGTGCTAATCCCGCTCTTCCAGCGCGTGGGGAAGCTCTACGAGTTCCGCCTGATGATGACCTTCAGTGGGCTCAACCGTGGCTTCGCCTACGCTAAGTACAGCAACCAGCGCGGCGCCAAGGAGGCCATCGCCACCTTCAACAACTTCCAGGTGCGGGAGGGCTGTGCCATTGTTGTCTGCAAGAGCACGGAGAAGTGCGAGCTGAGCGTGGATGGCCTGACTGAATCGGTGAGCCGGCGGGAGCTGGAGGCCATGTTGCGGCGGGTGACAGACGGTATCCTCAGCGTCACCCTGCACGCCAGCCCCTGCAAGAGACGGGCCCAGCTCGCGGTGCTCAAGTACAGCTCCCACCAGGCTGCGGCCACGGCCAAGAAAGCCCTGGTGGAAG GGAACACGAGGCTCAGTGGGATGGGGGTGAAGGTGGAATGGCTGAATCCTGATCTGAAGCACAAGCTGCAGTCAAACAAGGAGAAGCTGTCGCCTGGCGGGGCACATGGACACAAATGCTTGGGGATCCCCAAGGTGGTGCCGCCATCTCCAGTACCACCCACCGCGCTGGACCGCCTGAACACCCTGTGCCGGAGGCAGTACCTGGGGACACCCCTCTTCCTCACCAAGTGTGTCCAGGTGGGCCACAACGGGTGGCTGCGATTCTGGTGCCGGGTGGTGATCCCGGGGTGTTCCCTGCCCTTCACGGCGTTCATCTGGGTCCGGCAGGATGGGCCAGGtggcagcagggaagaggaggTGAAGGTAGCCGTGGCGCTGCAAGTTCTCCAGATGCTGG GAAGTGTTTCATCTCTGGGATCATGTCCATGGCCgcctctggactcactccaacagctccctgtcccatcccatggGATTGGGTGGGATGGGGACGAG gAGCCCAGCTGA
- the DND1 gene encoding dead end protein homolog 1 isoform X3, producing the protein MLVGMWLRFLLAFGSKRCGARSSRSGSCPIPLPRPEEREGKGKGRCCRDLRGGAASWNFPELWGARSGDGGGGWVGAPPPSGTEVFIGKLPQDVYENVLIPLFQRVGKLYEFRLMMTFSGLNRGFAYAKYSNQRGAKEAIATFNNFQVREGCAIVVCKSTEKCELSVDGLTESVSRRELEAMLRRVTDGILSVTLHASPCKRRAQLAVLKYSSHQAAATAKKALVEGNTRLSGMGVKVEWLNPDLKHKLQSNKEKLSPGGAHGHKCLGIPKVVPPSPVPPTALDRLNTLCRRQYLGTPLFLTKCVQVGHNGWLRFWCRVVIPGCSLPFTAFIWVRQDGPGGSREEEVKVAVALQVLQMLGSVSSLGSCPWPPLDSLQQLPVPSHGIGWDGDEVSLVEDFGP; encoded by the exons ATGTTGGTGGGGATGTGGCTTCGGTTCCTCCTCGCCTTTGGATCCAAGCGCTGCGGAGCACGAAGCTCCCGGAGCGGGAGCTGCCCCATCCCGCTGCCTCGCCCGGAGGAgcgggaagggaaggggaaggggcgGTGCTGCCGGGACCTCCGGGGCGGAGCGGCGTCCTGGAATTTTCCAGAGCTCTGGGGAGCGAGGAGCGGCGATGGAGGCGGAG GCTGGGTGGGCGCCCCACCACCGTCCGGCACGGAGGTGTTCATCGGGAAGCTGCCGCAGGACGTGTATGAGAATGTGCTAATCCCGCTCTTCCAGCGCGTGGGGAAGCTCTACGAGTTCCGCCTGATGATGACCTTCAGTGGGCTCAACCGTGGCTTCGCCTACGCTAAGTACAGCAACCAGCGCGGCGCCAAGGAGGCCATCGCCACCTTCAACAACTTCCAGGTGCGGGAGGGCTGTGCCATTGTTGTCTGCAAGAGCACGGAGAAGTGCGAGCTGAGCGTGGATGGCCTGACTGAATCGGTGAGCCGGCGGGAGCTGGAGGCCATGTTGCGGCGGGTGACAGACGGTATCCTCAGCGTCACCCTGCACGCCAGCCCCTGCAAGAGACGGGCCCAGCTCGCGGTGCTCAAGTACAGCTCCCACCAGGCTGCGGCCACGGCCAAGAAAGCCCTGGTGGAAG GGAACACGAGGCTCAGTGGGATGGGGGTGAAGGTGGAATGGCTGAATCCTGATCTGAAGCACAAGCTGCAGTCAAACAAGGAGAAGCTGTCGCCTGGCGGGGCACATGGACACAAATGCTTGGGGATCCCCAAGGTGGTGCCGCCATCTCCAGTACCACCCACCGCGCTGGACCGCCTGAACACCCTGTGCCGGAGGCAGTACCTGGGGACACCCCTCTTCCTCACCAAGTGTGTCCAGGTGGGCCACAACGGGTGGCTGCGATTCTGGTGCCGGGTGGTGATCCCGGGGTGTTCCCTGCCCTTCACGGCGTTCATCTGGGTCCGGCAGGATGGGCCAGGtggcagcagggaagaggaggTGAAGGTAGCCGTGGCGCTGCAAGTTCTCCAGATGCTGG GAAGTGTTTCATCTCTGGGATCATGTCCATGGCCgcctctggactcactccaacagctccctgtcccatcccatggGATTGGGTGGGATGGGGACGAGGTCAGCCTTGTTGAGGACTTCGGGCCATAG
- the DND1 gene encoding dead end protein homolog 1 isoform X5, translated as MPLQVCRWKTLQKRLWQTRAPSLPHGAAGASAAASHSCHFERALCPVPAPELTSMENTWSSSINQANKMALMAWAKKAGIELVQINGQRRYGGPPPGWVGAPPPSGTEVFIGKLPQDVYENVLIPLFQRVGKLYEFRLMMTFSGLNRGFAYAKYSNQRGAKEAIATFNNFQVREGCAIVVCKSTEKCELSVDGLTESVSRRELEAMLRRVTDGILSVTLHASPCKRRAQLAVLKYSSHQAAATAKKALVEGNTRLSGMGVKVEWLNPDLKHKLQSNKEKLSPGGAHGHKCLGIPKVVPPSPVPPTALDRLNTLCRRQYLGTPLFLTKCVQDGPGGSREEEVKVAVALQVLQMLGSVSSLGSCPWPPLDSLQQLPVPSHGIGWDGDEVSLVEDFGP; from the exons atGCCCTTACAAGTCTGTCGCTGGAAGACGCTTCAGAAGCGGCTCTGGCAAACGCGGGCTCCGTCGCTGCCCCATGGAGCTGCCGGGGCCTCGGCTGCAGCATCCCATTCCTGTCACTTTGAACGAGCGTTatgccctgtccctgctccagAGCTGACCTCAATGGAAAAT ACGTGGTCCAGCTCCATCAACCAGGCGAACAAGATGGCCCTGATGGCCTGGGCAAAAAAGGCGGGTATTGAGCTGGTGCAGATCAACGGGCAGAGGCGATATGGAGGGCCCCCTCCAG GCTGGGTGGGCGCCCCACCACCGTCCGGCACGGAGGTGTTCATCGGGAAGCTGCCGCAGGACGTGTATGAGAATGTGCTAATCCCGCTCTTCCAGCGCGTGGGGAAGCTCTACGAGTTCCGCCTGATGATGACCTTCAGTGGGCTCAACCGTGGCTTCGCCTACGCTAAGTACAGCAACCAGCGCGGCGCCAAGGAGGCCATCGCCACCTTCAACAACTTCCAGGTGCGGGAGGGCTGTGCCATTGTTGTCTGCAAGAGCACGGAGAAGTGCGAGCTGAGCGTGGATGGCCTGACTGAATCGGTGAGCCGGCGGGAGCTGGAGGCCATGTTGCGGCGGGTGACAGACGGTATCCTCAGCGTCACCCTGCACGCCAGCCCCTGCAAGAGACGGGCCCAGCTCGCGGTGCTCAAGTACAGCTCCCACCAGGCTGCGGCCACGGCCAAGAAAGCCCTGGTGGAAG GGAACACGAGGCTCAGTGGGATGGGGGTGAAGGTGGAATGGCTGAATCCTGATCTGAAGCACAAGCTGCAGTCAAACAAGGAGAAGCTGTCGCCTGGCGGGGCACATGGACACAAATGCTTGGGGATCCCCAAGGTGGTGCCGCCATCTCCAGTACCACCCACCGCGCTGGACCGCCTGAACACCCTGTGCCGGAGGCAGTACCTGGGGACACCCCTCTTCCTCACCAAGTGTGTCCAG GATGGGCCAGGtggcagcagggaagaggaggTGAAGGTAGCCGTGGCGCTGCAAGTTCTCCAGATGCTGG GAAGTGTTTCATCTCTGGGATCATGTCCATGGCCgcctctggactcactccaacagctccctgtcccatcccatggGATTGGGTGGGATGGGGACGAGGTCAGCCTTGTTGAGGACTTCGGGCCATAG
- the DND1 gene encoding dead end protein homolog 1 isoform X6, whose translation MEAETWSSSINQANKMALMAWAKKAGIELVQINGQRRYGGPPPGWVGAPPPSGTEVFIGKLPQDVYENVLIPLFQRVGKLYEFRLMMTFSGLNRGFAYAKYSNQRGAKEAIATFNNFQVREGCAIVVCKSTEKCELSVDGLTESVSRRELEAMLRRVTDGILSVTLHASPCKRRAQLAVLKYSSHQAAATAKKALVEGNTRLSGMGVKVEWLNPDLKHKLQSNKEKLSPGGAHGHKCLGIPKVVPPSPVPPTALDRLNTLCRRQYLGTPLFLTKCVQVGHNGWLRFWCRVVIPGCSLPFTAFIWVRQDGPGGSREEEVKVAVALQVLQMLGSVSSLGSCPWPPLDSLQQLPVPSHGIGWDGDEVSLVEDFGP comes from the exons ATGGAGGCGGAG ACGTGGTCCAGCTCCATCAACCAGGCGAACAAGATGGCCCTGATGGCCTGGGCAAAAAAGGCGGGTATTGAGCTGGTGCAGATCAACGGGCAGAGGCGATATGGAGGGCCCCCTCCAG GCTGGGTGGGCGCCCCACCACCGTCCGGCACGGAGGTGTTCATCGGGAAGCTGCCGCAGGACGTGTATGAGAATGTGCTAATCCCGCTCTTCCAGCGCGTGGGGAAGCTCTACGAGTTCCGCCTGATGATGACCTTCAGTGGGCTCAACCGTGGCTTCGCCTACGCTAAGTACAGCAACCAGCGCGGCGCCAAGGAGGCCATCGCCACCTTCAACAACTTCCAGGTGCGGGAGGGCTGTGCCATTGTTGTCTGCAAGAGCACGGAGAAGTGCGAGCTGAGCGTGGATGGCCTGACTGAATCGGTGAGCCGGCGGGAGCTGGAGGCCATGTTGCGGCGGGTGACAGACGGTATCCTCAGCGTCACCCTGCACGCCAGCCCCTGCAAGAGACGGGCCCAGCTCGCGGTGCTCAAGTACAGCTCCCACCAGGCTGCGGCCACGGCCAAGAAAGCCCTGGTGGAAG GGAACACGAGGCTCAGTGGGATGGGGGTGAAGGTGGAATGGCTGAATCCTGATCTGAAGCACAAGCTGCAGTCAAACAAGGAGAAGCTGTCGCCTGGCGGGGCACATGGACACAAATGCTTGGGGATCCCCAAGGTGGTGCCGCCATCTCCAGTACCACCCACCGCGCTGGACCGCCTGAACACCCTGTGCCGGAGGCAGTACCTGGGGACACCCCTCTTCCTCACCAAGTGTGTCCAGGTGGGCCACAACGGGTGGCTGCGATTCTGGTGCCGGGTGGTGATCCCGGGGTGTTCCCTGCCCTTCACGGCGTTCATCTGGGTCCGGCAGGATGGGCCAGGtggcagcagggaagaggaggTGAAGGTAGCCGTGGCGCTGCAAGTTCTCCAGATGCTGG GAAGTGTTTCATCTCTGGGATCATGTCCATGGCCgcctctggactcactccaacagctccctgtcccatcccatggGATTGGGTGGGATGGGGACGAGGTCAGCCTTGTTGAGGACTTCGGGCCATAG
- the DND1 gene encoding dead end protein homolog 1 isoform X1, whose amino-acid sequence MPLQVCRWKTLQKRLWQTRAPSLPHGAAGASAAASHSCHFERALCPVPAPELTSMENTWSSSINQANKMALMAWAKKAGIELVQINGQRRYGGPPPGWVGAPPPSGTEVFIGKLPQDVYENVLIPLFQRVGKLYEFRLMMTFSGLNRGFAYAKYSNQRGAKEAIATFNNFQVREGCAIVVCKSTEKCELSVDGLTESVSRRELEAMLRRVTDGILSVTLHASPCKRRAQLAVLKYSSHQAAATAKKALVEGNTRLSGMGVKVEWLNPDLKHKLQSNKEKLSPGGAHGHKCLGIPKVVPPSPVPPTALDRLNTLCRRQYLGTPLFLTKCVQVGHNGWLRFWCRVVIPGCSLPFTAFIWVRQDGPGGSREEEVKVAVALQVLQMLGSVSSLGSCPWPPLDSLQQLPVPSHGIGWDGDEVSLVEDFGP is encoded by the exons atGCCCTTACAAGTCTGTCGCTGGAAGACGCTTCAGAAGCGGCTCTGGCAAACGCGGGCTCCGTCGCTGCCCCATGGAGCTGCCGGGGCCTCGGCTGCAGCATCCCATTCCTGTCACTTTGAACGAGCGTTatgccctgtccctgctccagAGCTGACCTCAATGGAAAAT ACGTGGTCCAGCTCCATCAACCAGGCGAACAAGATGGCCCTGATGGCCTGGGCAAAAAAGGCGGGTATTGAGCTGGTGCAGATCAACGGGCAGAGGCGATATGGAGGGCCCCCTCCAG GCTGGGTGGGCGCCCCACCACCGTCCGGCACGGAGGTGTTCATCGGGAAGCTGCCGCAGGACGTGTATGAGAATGTGCTAATCCCGCTCTTCCAGCGCGTGGGGAAGCTCTACGAGTTCCGCCTGATGATGACCTTCAGTGGGCTCAACCGTGGCTTCGCCTACGCTAAGTACAGCAACCAGCGCGGCGCCAAGGAGGCCATCGCCACCTTCAACAACTTCCAGGTGCGGGAGGGCTGTGCCATTGTTGTCTGCAAGAGCACGGAGAAGTGCGAGCTGAGCGTGGATGGCCTGACTGAATCGGTGAGCCGGCGGGAGCTGGAGGCCATGTTGCGGCGGGTGACAGACGGTATCCTCAGCGTCACCCTGCACGCCAGCCCCTGCAAGAGACGGGCCCAGCTCGCGGTGCTCAAGTACAGCTCCCACCAGGCTGCGGCCACGGCCAAGAAAGCCCTGGTGGAAG GGAACACGAGGCTCAGTGGGATGGGGGTGAAGGTGGAATGGCTGAATCCTGATCTGAAGCACAAGCTGCAGTCAAACAAGGAGAAGCTGTCGCCTGGCGGGGCACATGGACACAAATGCTTGGGGATCCCCAAGGTGGTGCCGCCATCTCCAGTACCACCCACCGCGCTGGACCGCCTGAACACCCTGTGCCGGAGGCAGTACCTGGGGACACCCCTCTTCCTCACCAAGTGTGTCCAGGTGGGCCACAACGGGTGGCTGCGATTCTGGTGCCGGGTGGTGATCCCGGGGTGTTCCCTGCCCTTCACGGCGTTCATCTGGGTCCGGCAGGATGGGCCAGGtggcagcagggaagaggaggTGAAGGTAGCCGTGGCGCTGCAAGTTCTCCAGATGCTGG GAAGTGTTTCATCTCTGGGATCATGTCCATGGCCgcctctggactcactccaacagctccctgtcccatcccatggGATTGGGTGGGATGGGGACGAGGTCAGCCTTGTTGAGGACTTCGGGCCATAG